A portion of the Leifsonia sp. EB41 genome contains these proteins:
- a CDS encoding RNA-binding S4 domain-containing protein produces MTNQPRADDISIGGDMIRLGQFLKFAGLLDSGGNVKEAIIDGYVTVNGEVDRRRGRQLQVGDVVGFEGRLVRVCP; encoded by the coding sequence ATGACGAACCAGCCTCGCGCAGACGACATCTCGATCGGCGGCGACATGATCCGCCTCGGGCAGTTCCTGAAGTTCGCCGGGCTCCTCGACTCCGGCGGGAACGTGAAGGAGGCCATCATCGACGGCTACGTGACCGTGAACGGCGAGGTCGACCGCCGGCGCGGACGGCAGCTCCAGGTCGGCGACGTCGTCGGCTTCGAGGGTCGGCTCGTCCGCGTCTGCCCGTGA